GGCCGATGATCAGCACCTTTGACGCGAGCAGGCGCTGCTGTCCGGCAATGTCGAATTGCGGCAGCATGATCTGTCGGCTGTAGCGGAGGAGTTGCTCGTCGTTCATGTGTTGGCTAGTGCGGGTCTTGGCTGCTGGCGTGCGGGCGGCAGGCCGGGTGGGTTGAGGGCGGGTGCGTGTCGACAGCTCGGGGTCGGGAGCTTGCCGCCGGCAAGGGTTTACAGATAATGCCGCATATACTCCGGTCGTTGGTCACGACAGCCGTGTTGGCGCTGATGGTAACAGCTGACGAAGATGTCGAGTGTGGAGCTGGCCTGATCGTGCTGGTAGCCCCAGTTCACCAGCTGGGTCTCTTCCGTGTAGTAGAACAGTGCGCGTTTCATCTTGCTGAGCAGGCTGTTGTCGAGGTGATAGCCGACCTCCGAGAGCGCGGTCTCGATCACCTGCAGGCTGATCTGGCGAAGGTCGTACCGCACCTGGATGCACTGTGGCGTCAGTGCGCGAATATCCGCGATGCCGGACACTCCCATCAGCAGGCGCAGGGTCTCGCGCGCATCGTTGGCGGCGGGGTCCTCGTTGCGGAAGTGGATTTCGTGCTGCTTGATGAAATCGATGTGTGCCGGATCCATGCACTGATCCTAGCCCGAAAACGGCGCAAATTCTATGCGAAAGTGGGGTGCGCGTGCATGCGGGGCGGAGCGCGGGTGGTGGGGGATTAACCGGGCCAGCAGCCCAGGGTCACGCGTGGCTGGTGCGCCAGGTCCTCGATGGTCTGTACCTGCCGGTAGCCGAGCCCGGTGAGGCAGGCACGGGTCGCCGGACCCTGATCAAAGCCGTGTTCCAGCAACAGCCAGCCCGCGGCATGCAGGTGCTGGCGGGCGGTGTCGCCGATGGTGCGAATATCCGTCATGCCATCCGGGCCGGAGTGGAGCGCCGACAGCGGCTCAAAGCGCAGGTCGCCCTGTTGCAAATGGGGGTCGTCGGGATGCACGTAGGGCGGGTTGGAGATGATCATCTCGAAGCGTGTGTCCGCCAGTGGCGCAAGCCAGGCCCCCTCGACAAAACGGATATTGGGCACCGCGTAGCGCACGGCGTTGTCGCCGGCAACGGCCAGCGCCGCGGCGGAGAGGTCCGTCGCCACCAGCCGGCAGCCCGGCCGTTCGCGGGCGATGGCCAGGGCAATGGCCCCGCTGCCGGTGCCGAGATCGGCAATCTGCCAGCGGGCCTGCGGCGGAATCCTCTCCAGCGCCTGTTCCACCAGGGTCTCGGTCTCCGGGCGGGGAATCAGG
Above is a genomic segment from Gammaproteobacteria bacterium containing:
- the prmC gene encoding peptide chain release factor N(5)-glutamine methyltransferase; amino-acid sequence: MGKASHSTGGIRDILQAAQQQLGAHTTADEARREAEILLAYALRQSRSFLYTWPEHAPQPEQSAAFLTLLARRCAGEPIAYLTGEREFWDMTLRVTPATLIPRPETETLVEQALERIPPQARWQIADLGTGSGAIALAIARERPGCRLVATDLSAAALAVAGDNAVRYAVPNIRFVEGAWLAPLADTRFEMIISNPPYVHPDDPHLQQGDLRFEPLSALHSGPDGMTDIRTIGDTARQHLHAAGWLLLEHGFDQGPATRACLTGLGYRQVQTIEDLAHQPRVTLGCWPG